One Kaistella polysaccharea DNA segment encodes these proteins:
- the mnmG gene encoding tRNA uridine-5-carboxymethylaminomethyl(34) synthesis enzyme MnmG has product MINDIYDVIVVGAGHAGSEAAAAAANLGSKTLLITMNMQTIGQMSCNPAMGGIAKGQIVREIDAMGGYSGIVADKSAIQFKMLNLSKGPAMWSPRTQNDRMLFAEEWRITLENTPNLDFFQDMVKSLIIENGTVVGVITSLGLTIKAKSVVLTNGTFLNGLIHVGDKQLGGGRMGEPRAVGITEQLISLGFEAGRMKTGTPPRVDGRTLDYSKMEEQKGDENPQTFSYTDTPKLTKQMSCHIVYTNEIVHNILREGFDRSPMFNGTIQSTGPRYCPSIEDKINRFAERERHQLFVEPEGWRTVEIYVNGFSSSLPEDIQIKAMRHVPGFANAKVFRPGYAIEYDYFPPTQLYHTLETKLINNLYFAGQINGTTGYEEAAGQGLMAGINAHNKVHGKEKFTLNRDEAYIGVLIDDLITKGTEEPYRMFTSRAEYRLLLRQDNADIRLTEKSFNIGLASQERLVKVQNKIEQGQKLENFLRDTSLKPNIINPILDEISSAPVDQAYKSATILTRPNMTLEKLEQIDFIKDFTKEFSSEVKEQAEINIKYKGYIEKERDNVAKLLRLETIKIPEDFKYENLKSLSSEAIQKLNKVKPATIAQAGRISGVSPSDINVLLIYLK; this is encoded by the coding sequence ATGATAAACGATATATATGATGTCATTGTTGTCGGCGCAGGTCACGCAGGATCTGAAGCTGCAGCTGCCGCCGCAAATTTAGGATCAAAAACCCTCTTGATTACAATGAACATGCAAACTATAGGACAAATGTCCTGCAACCCAGCGATGGGTGGAATTGCAAAGGGACAAATCGTTCGGGAAATTGATGCAATGGGCGGATATTCGGGCATTGTAGCCGATAAATCGGCGATCCAATTTAAGATGTTAAATCTTTCGAAAGGACCGGCCATGTGGTCACCAAGAACCCAAAATGACAGAATGCTTTTCGCAGAAGAATGGCGCATTACTTTAGAAAACACTCCAAATCTTGATTTTTTTCAAGATATGGTAAAGAGTTTAATTATTGAAAATGGGACTGTTGTTGGTGTTATTACTTCGTTGGGATTGACAATTAAGGCTAAATCTGTTGTTTTGACAAACGGGACCTTCCTGAATGGACTTATCCACGTTGGAGATAAACAACTCGGAGGAGGAAGAATGGGCGAACCACGCGCTGTAGGGATTACAGAGCAACTAATTTCTCTTGGTTTTGAAGCCGGAAGAATGAAAACTGGTACGCCTCCACGCGTAGATGGTAGAACGCTGGATTATTCAAAAATGGAAGAACAAAAAGGGGATGAAAATCCACAGACTTTTTCCTATACCGATACCCCGAAACTCACCAAACAAATGAGCTGTCATATCGTTTATACCAACGAAATTGTACACAATATTTTACGCGAAGGTTTTGATAGAAGCCCCATGTTTAACGGAACAATACAAAGTACGGGACCAAGATATTGTCCCAGTATTGAGGATAAAATAAACAGGTTTGCAGAACGTGAAAGACATCAATTATTTGTAGAGCCAGAAGGTTGGCGAACAGTTGAAATTTATGTAAATGGATTCAGCTCATCATTACCAGAAGACATTCAGATAAAAGCGATGCGTCATGTACCGGGTTTTGCTAATGCCAAGGTATTTCGACCAGGTTACGCCATAGAATATGACTACTTCCCTCCTACCCAACTCTATCATACATTAGAAACCAAATTAATAAATAACCTTTATTTTGCTGGCCAAATTAATGGGACTACTGGCTATGAAGAAGCTGCAGGACAAGGATTGATGGCAGGAATTAATGCCCACAATAAAGTTCACGGTAAAGAAAAATTCACTTTAAACCGTGATGAAGCCTATATCGGTGTTTTAATCGATGATCTTATCACGAAAGGTACAGAAGAACCTTATCGCATGTTTACTTCACGGGCAGAATACCGTTTACTTCTTCGTCAGGATAATGCAGATATTCGGTTAACAGAAAAATCATTTAACATCGGTTTAGCTTCCCAGGAAAGATTGGTTAAAGTTCAAAATAAAATAGAACAAGGTCAAAAATTAGAAAACTTTCTGCGGGATACCTCTTTAAAACCAAATATTATAAATCCCATTTTGGACGAGATCAGTTCCGCACCGGTAGATCAAGCTTATAAATCAGCAACCATCCTCACCCGTCCGAATATGACTTTAGAAAAATTAGAACAGATAGACTTTATAAAGGATTTTACGAAAGAATTTTCTTCCGAGGTTAAAGAACAAGCTGAAATTAATATTAAATATAAAGGATATATTGAGAAAGAAAGAGATAATGTAGCGAAGTTATTGAGGTTGGAAACTATTAAAATCCCTGAAGATTTTAAATACGAAAACTTAAAATCACTTTCTTCTGAAGCCATACAAAAATTAAACAAAGTAAAACCTGCTACCATAGCACAAGCGGGACGTATTAGTGGTGTATCTCCCTCTGATATTAATGTCTTACTAATTTATTTGAAGTAA
- the ybeY gene encoding rRNA maturation RNase YbeY yields the protein MINFFFEDIDAITINPRSSEWLKEIINAENKKVGKINYIFCTDEALLKVNQDYLKHDYYTDIITFDYVKGKTISADIFVSLPRISENAEIHSKSFLQEFHRVLAHGILHLCGYKDKTENEETEMRSKEDFYLRLLSL from the coding sequence ATGATTAATTTTTTCTTTGAAGATATAGACGCGATAACCATCAATCCTCGATCATCTGAATGGTTGAAGGAAATAATTAATGCTGAAAATAAGAAAGTCGGGAAAATTAATTATATTTTTTGCACGGATGAAGCTTTGCTGAAGGTCAATCAGGATTATTTGAAACACGATTATTACACAGACATTATCACCTTTGATTACGTGAAGGGTAAAACCATCTCGGCTGATATTTTCGTATCTTTGCCCCGCATTTCTGAGAATGCCGAAATTCATTCTAAAAGTTTCTTACAGGAATTCCATAGAGTTCTTGCACATGGAATCCTTCATCTTTGCGGTTATAAAGATAAAACAGAAAATGAAGAAACCGAAATGCGAAGTAAAGAAGACTTTTATTTAAGATTGCTTTCTTTATAA
- a CDS encoding patatin-like phospholipase family protein, which produces MKKIIALFCIIILNFQLQAQVKEGFKVPKNPRIGLSLAGGGAKGFAHIGVLKVLDSLGVKIDYISGTSMGAIVGGLYASGYTGKEIEKIVMDTDFYSIIANEKTRQETSFFNKTVDKYILSIPIKDGKINVLPKAISTGQKNIYLLKELFKNVSTINDFSKLPIPFMCVATNLESGKMEVFEKGDLVSAIMASSAFPGLMDPVKIGDSLYIDGAMTINYPSKPLKDKGIDVVIGVDLSQGLAGRKNLESAISILNQVIDFGIQKETKNQYNYTDINIHPNLDGSGATSYDAKKAILDSGYVEAQKYVETLSLLPKRKQDLLRAPLSSVYSNVYKIDSLAVDNNHIFRKNYIQGKMNLKIPSLQTYGSINKMIDKLYATNNYRLVNYDIIQGGDQNYLKLDVTEDDTRFFLKFGLHYDEIFKTGLLLNATAKRLLFQNSTVSLDLVVGDQPRYYFNYFIDNGYIPGFGVYASGMSLELKDEIGNTYDRWNWFRSEAFLQSIWRDKFAIGGGLSHDYFESRPTGESGYGLSQNFLNAYVFIKTDTQDDRSFPTKGFLLNAEGKLLDIFNKINDGKTLQLKVNSKLNFPITSWLTYRLSLFGGFTLGESLSKYYQYRLGAIFDQSLGNFTSLGGYEFGQKGGENLLKNTNVFQFNVYKNYFAEAGVSLANVFDNLQVDDILHISDSSAEITAGYKSPFGQIKINYSHSLQVKKGLVSVILGHWF; this is translated from the coding sequence GGAACGAGTATGGGCGCAATTGTGGGTGGTTTATATGCATCTGGATACACCGGCAAAGAGATAGAAAAGATTGTAATGGACACTGATTTCTACTCTATTATCGCCAACGAAAAAACGCGGCAGGAAACGTCGTTCTTCAACAAAACAGTAGACAAATACATTCTTTCTATTCCTATAAAAGATGGAAAAATTAATGTACTTCCAAAGGCAATTTCGACCGGACAAAAAAATATCTATTTATTGAAAGAGCTTTTCAAAAACGTATCTACGATTAATGATTTTTCTAAGTTACCCATTCCTTTTATGTGTGTGGCTACCAATTTAGAAAGTGGTAAAATGGAAGTTTTTGAAAAAGGAGATTTGGTCTCCGCCATCATGGCAAGTTCCGCATTTCCAGGGCTTATGGATCCTGTAAAAATTGGAGATTCGCTATATATTGACGGTGCTATGACCATTAACTATCCTTCTAAACCACTGAAGGATAAAGGGATAGACGTTGTTATCGGTGTCGATTTAAGTCAAGGACTTGCAGGTAGAAAAAACCTCGAGTCAGCCATATCAATTTTGAATCAGGTTATTGATTTTGGAATTCAGAAAGAAACTAAAAATCAGTATAACTATACGGATATTAATATTCATCCTAATTTAGATGGCTCTGGCGCCACCAGTTATGATGCTAAGAAGGCAATTTTAGACTCCGGCTATGTAGAGGCGCAAAAATATGTGGAAACTTTGTCTTTACTACCTAAAAGAAAACAAGACCTCCTTCGTGCACCGCTGAGTTCTGTTTATTCTAACGTTTATAAAATTGATAGTTTAGCAGTTGATAACAATCACATTTTCCGCAAAAATTACATTCAAGGGAAAATGAATTTAAAGATTCCTTCCCTTCAAACCTATGGAAGTATCAATAAGATGATTGATAAGCTTTATGCTACCAACAATTATCGCTTGGTTAATTATGACATTATCCAAGGCGGCGACCAAAATTACTTGAAATTAGATGTAACGGAAGATGATACCAGATTTTTTCTAAAGTTTGGGCTTCATTACGATGAAATTTTTAAAACTGGATTACTTCTAAATGCAACGGCAAAACGCCTTCTATTTCAAAATTCCACGGTATCATTAGATTTAGTAGTTGGAGATCAGCCACGGTATTATTTTAATTATTTTATCGATAATGGATACATTCCTGGTTTTGGGGTATATGCTTCCGGGATGTCATTGGAATTAAAAGATGAGATTGGGAATACTTACGACCGCTGGAATTGGTTTCGAAGTGAGGCCTTTTTACAGTCAATCTGGCGAGATAAGTTTGCCATTGGAGGTGGTTTAAGTCATGACTATTTCGAATCAAGACCAACTGGGGAATCCGGATATGGTTTGTCTCAGAATTTTCTTAATGCGTACGTCTTTATTAAAACAGATACGCAGGACGACCGCAGTTTCCCCACAAAAGGATTTTTACTTAATGCTGAAGGAAAGCTATTGGACATATTTAATAAGATTAATGACGGGAAAACGCTTCAGTTGAAAGTGAATTCTAAACTCAACTTTCCAATCACGTCTTGGTTAACTTATCGCTTAAGTCTCTTCGGTGGTTTTACTCTCGGTGAGAGCCTTAGTAAGTATTATCAGTACAGGTTAGGAGCGATATTCGATCAGAGTTTAGGGAATTTTACAAGTTTGGGTGGTTATGAGTTTGGTCAAAAAGGCGGAGAAAACTTGCTAAAAAATACAAACGTCTTCCAATTCAATGTCTACAAAAATTATTTCGCGGAAGCTGGTGTAAGTTTAGCGAACGTTTTCGATAATTTGCAAGTTGATGATATTCTACATATCTCAGACTCATCAGCGGAAATTACAGCTGGTTATAAATCCCCATTTGGCCAGATTAAAATTAATTACAGCCACTCATTGCAGGTTAAAAAAGGTTTAGTGAGTGTAATACTTGGACATTGGTTTTAA